The Dietzia sp. ANT_WB102 region TGCCGCCTTGCTGTGGTCGGAGTAGAGGAGGGCGAGCACCGCCGCCAGGCCAGTCGTGGGGTCGGTCATGAGCCTGTGGGTCGGCGGATCGTGGTGCGTCGCACGGGTGGCGGGTGGCCGGCTTCGGCGGTGCCGGTGGGTTTGGTGACCGAGACGTTGGCGGTGGTGATTTCGATGAGGTCGGAGGTGTCGACGTCGAGGATGTCGCACAGTGCGGCCAACACGTCCAAGCTGAGGCGTTGCGGGGTGGTGGTGACCAGGCGGTAGACCTGTTCGCGGGACAGGTGGACGCCGCGTTCGGCTAGTAGCGGGACGAGGTCGCTGGTGGCGAAGTGTCCGCGTTCGGCCATCAGGGTGCGCAGGTGCCAGGTGTAGCTCATCTTCTTGTTCACGGGCTCTCCCAGAGGTCGGGGTGGCGGCTCAAGGATCGGCGCAGCAAGCGGTTGCGGTACTCGTCGGACACGCCGGTGTAGATGGCGGTGGTCGCGGCGTAGGAGTGCCCGACCTGAGTGGAGACAAACCGTTCGGGGTAGTCGAACTCCACCAAGTGGGTGACATAGGAGTGGCGCAGGCAGTGCAGGTCCAGCACCGGGTCCAGGCCGGCCGCGTCGCGGGCGGTGGTGAACGCGTCATTGATGCGGCGCATGGAGATGCGGTCTGAGCGTTCGGTGACCCACAAGGCTGGATGGGATCGGCATCCCAGCAGTGGCCGGATTTCGTTTCGCCAGTTCTCCAGGACCGGCACGATCCAGTCCATTTCCGGGACGGTCAGCACGGTGCGACGTTTAGCCGCCCCTCCCCTGCTGGCTTTGCCGAACCGGACGAACACAGCACCACAGTTGCGGTAGCCCGGCGTCGTGGGGTTGTGCCGCAGGTCGGCTATATCCAGGCCCCACGCTTCCTGGCGACGGAGTCCGAACGCGTAGATCGTTTTCAAAAGCGCCGCGTCGCGTTGCGCAGTCAGCGCGCCCTTGCGTCCGGTTCCCGGGATCGCTTCGGCGCGTCCGTCGGCGGCATCGAACAGTGCCTGCACTTCGTCGTAGGTCAGTGGTCGGCGGCCGGGGGCGCCTTCGTAGTCCGTGGTGTGGACGATGGTGTTCCACTCATGCAGGATCTGCTGCGGCACCGCGTCGAAGAGTTGTTGGCACGTCGAGGCCCAGCCGTAGCGGGGATCGGTGATGTAGGTCAGGAACATTCGGATGGTGATCTCGTACATCCGCGCGGTCGACATCGCGATCGGGTGCTCTGCTTGCCGGTGGTCGGAGATGAACGCTTCGACGTCTGCGCATGTCCACGACCACGGGTAGTCGTTGCTGAAAATGGCGAAGCGTCGAATCAAACCAAGGCGCACCTCGATCGTCTTGGCTTTGAGGAATCGGGCACGTTGTTGCATCGCCCAGCCGTCGAGCATTGCCTCGAACACGGCGGGTTCGGCGTCGAGGAACGTCACGCCGTCCGGTAGGGCCTGGCGTGCGGAACCGGGGAGTTCACCCCTCACAACCATGTTGCACACGATGCAACATCGAGTCGTTTAATGCAATGGCTAAAGTGGAGGTCCAGCGACGCTGGTGTGATTGGAAAGCGCGTTCCGATTGTCGTCCAGCGGGTTCACGATGAGGTCGAATAGTCGACCAGATGCAACTTCGCTCGGTTCGAGCCGTAAGCCGTATGTCTCGAGCCGGGCCAGCCCAAACAATGGGTGGGCCCGGCTCGATTGCGGCAGCGATGTCGCGATAGTGCTGATGCTGCCGACGTTGTTGTGGCTGGATGAGATCCGCCCGGCGAGCCTGGAGGGGTTGGATACGGGGGCAGGTCCGGCTCTGGTCGATCTCGATATCGATGAAGCCCACCCCCGGCTGTGGGCGGAGCGCTTTTACTCACTGGTTACGTTCTTGGCTGCGCCAAAAGCGGGTGTGGCCTTCGAGATTTCGACCTGTAACCGACTGCGGTGCGCTCGGTAGCGCGGGTACAGAACATGCGAAGAGCGCTTGGTGGTCGGCCAGTTACGCGTGGCGGACGCATGGCGAGGATGCGGTCCGCCGCCGCTCGTTAAGCAAGGTTTCAGGTATCGTCAGATCGGCTGCGGCTAGGCCTGCTACCACCACGATTGTGATCGTATGGACTACTGGGCGCACCCTAAATTGAGCAACAAGACTGCCAGCCAGGAGGAGTTTCGACCCCGCTAACTGCAAACATGGTGTCGCAACAACAATTGCTGGGTAGCGCTGGCGCTGCCTGCGTCTCTCCAGGGACGAAGTTGGGGGGTGCGACTCGAGGGAAAGTTGCGGCGGTGGTGATCGTGAGAACTGTGCGCATCCGTTAATCCATGTTCATTGTGTGAACGACGGGTGTTGAGGAATGCCTCAGCAAAGTAGTGTCATCGTTCGGCCCGGTTCGCATCTGCGGAACCGGGTCACTTCTGTGCGACTGCCTCGAGGAAAGGACCCTGGAGTGGATCTGCGGGATCTGTTGTCCGTACTCCGTGCCCGCTGGATCGCCATTGTGGCTGCGACCCTTCTCGGAGGGCTCCTGGCGCTGGGAATGAGTCTTCTTACTACGCCGACCTACCAAGCGAAGCTGCAGTTCTACGTCACGGTCGCCGGGGGAGACTCCGCCGCGGCGGCCTACCAGGGTTCGCTGGGTGCCCAGCAGAGGGTGCAGTCGTACGCAGCGCTGGTCAAGAGCACGGATATTGCGCAGAAAGTCGCCGACGCCTCTGACGTCGATCTCAGCGCCACCGAGGTCGCGGGAAGGGTCACAGCCACCGCTGACGCCAAGACCGTGCTGCTCAACGTCGTGGTGTCAGACGCTGATCCCCAACGGGCGCTAAAAATGGCTGAGGCGTTCGGAGACGTCCTGCCCGAGGCGATCCAGGGCCTCGAGACCCCGGACGGCGGCGGACCGGCACTTGCCAAGCTAAGTGTGGTCAATCCCCCCGCGCTCCCCACAGTGCCGGTGGCCCCCAAGACCGAGCAAAATATTGCAATCGGCCTGGCACTGGGTCTTCTAGCCGGAATCGGCATTGCACTTCTCGCAAATGCTCTTGATCGTAGAGTGAAGTCCACGGAGCAGTTGGAAGCGATTAGCGGTAAGCCCGTCGTTGGCTCGATCCCGTTCCGCAAGAACGAGGATAGGAATAAGGACGCCGCCCACATCGTGCCCTTCCGGGAGGGGCACTCCCCGGCGGCCGAGAGCTTCCGTCGGCTGCGCACCAACCTGCAGTTCCTCAACGTGGACAATCCTCCGCGCGTAGTTGTGCTCACCTCGTCAGTCGCAACTGAGGGCAAATCTGAGACCGCGATCAACCTTTCGCTCGCGCTCGCAGAGTCAGGCAATCGGGTCCTCATCGTTGAGGCAGACCTCCGCCGGCCGCTGGTGGTCAGTTACATGTCCATGCCGGACAAAGTCGGCCTCACCAACATTCTCTCCGGCCAGGCCGATTTTGCGGACGTGGTACAGGAGACGCGACACGACGGTGTTGACCTGTTGGCATGCGGTCCGCTGCCGCCCAACCCCTCCGAGTTGCTGGCCTCGGATATGGCGCAGCATCTCTTCGAGGACCTTCGCGGCAAGTACGACTACGTCATCATCGATTCCCCGCCGCTACTCCCCGTGACAGACGGCGCGTTGCTGGCGAGGATCACCGACGGCGCGCTGCTCGTGGTGCGCTCCCGCAGGACCACCGCAGATCAGGTCGCGCAGGCCGTAGATAACCTGGCTAAGGCGGACGCGCCCCTTCTCGGTCTGGTGACTGTCGCAAATAGACCCGCTAAAAAAGGTTCTGCGGGCTACTACGACTCGTATTATTACTCGTCCAAGAATTCTTCGATGGTTGAGCAGTCTTGATGCACGCTCCGTCCGCAGCGAAGTCACTGATTTGGGAGGAATCGCAGATGACCTCCGGTGCTCGGGTCAGACAGCGTGGAATGCGAGACCGTCGAACGGTAGGGCTCGGTACTTCGCAATGGACCGTCGTCGACTCTGTGCTATGGGCGGCAATGTTCGTCGTCGCTATATGGCTGCGATTCGATTTCTCGGTGGATCGTCTCGCGCAGTCCCTGAGAATGGGAAGCGCGTACTTCGTACTTGCTGCGCTCATAGTGCTGACGTGGGTCCTAGGTTGGTTGGTTGGGTTATACCGTGGACGGTTTGTGCCCGGCAGCGTTCTTGAGTCCAGTGTCATCACCTTCGTATTTTCGACTGCCACATTTACTGTATTTCTCGGCCACATCGTCGGAGGTCAGTACGGAGGGGTCCCGCGCTCCACGCCCATCGTGACCGGCGCATTTACCATCCTCGCTGCACTGGTCCTCAGGTCACTGGTGCGGCGGAAGAAACTGTTCGGTGCAGGCGGGACAAAGAATGCGGAGCGTGCGCTGGTCTTTGGAGCCGGCGATGGCGGTATGCAACTCGTTCGCCAACTCCGTCGTTCAGAGGTCTCCCACTTCAATCCGGTCGGGATCTTGGATGACGACGCAGCTAAGCGCCACATGGTGATCGAGGGTGTTCGCGTGCATGGTGGACGCGACATTCTCGAAGAATTGGCCAAGAAGACGGGGGCTTCTACCCTCCTGTTGGCGGTACCGAGCCTGCCCGCCGACGAGCTTATCGAGATCCGAGACCGTGCCGAATCCGCAGGTCTACGGGTGCTGATGTTGCCGCCACTCGATTCGATGATGCGGGGTCGCGTTGCTGCGGATGAGCTTCGCGAGATCAACGTGAATGATCTGTTGGGACGTAAGCCCGCGCAACTCAATCAGACGCAGATTGCCGAGTACCTCCGCGGAAAGCGGATCATGGTGACCGGCGCCGGAGGCTCAATCGGGTCCGAATTGTGCCGCCAGATCAGCAGGTTTCGTCCAGCTGAACTCATGATGCTGGACCGAGATGAATCTGGCCTGCATGCAGTCCAGCTTTCAATTCACGACCAGGCCATGCTTGATGGGGAGGATACGGTCCTCGCGTCGATCCGCGACCGGAGTTCGATCCAGGAAATTTTTGCCCTGCGTAAGCCCCAAATCGTGTTCCACGCAGCAGCGCTCAAGCACATGCCGTTGCTCGAGCACTATCCGCTTGAGGCACTCAAGACAAACGTCATGGGCACCCTGAACCTGCTCGAGGCAGCCTCGATGAGCGGCGTGGAGACCTTTGTCAACATCTCCACGGACAAGGCAGCCAACCCGAGTTCGGCGCTGGGCACCAGCAAACGGATTGCGGAAAGACTCACGGCCGCGGAAGCCAAAAAGAACGAGCGCGCCAAGTACGTATCTGTGCGCTTTGGAAATGTTCTCGGTTCCCGCGGCTCTGTGCTCACAGTTTTTGAGAAGCAGATCAAAGATGGCGGTCCTCTGACTGTGACCGATCCCGACGTCAATCGCTTCTTCATGACCATCCCTGAAGCCTGTCAGTTGGTACTTCAGGCTGCGGCCGTCGGGTCGAGCGGCGACACCCTTGTCTTAGACATGGGGGAGCCGATCAAGATTGCCGACGTTGCAAAAACTCTTATCGAACAGTCCGGAAAGAAACTCGAGATCGTCTACACCGGCCTACGCGAGAACGAGAAGATGTCGGAGGAACTGTTTGACGACACGGAAGAGCCGGAAGTCAGCTCCAAACACGAAGCTCTCTACGAAGTTCGAGTTCCCCCCATCGCGCTGGATCTAATGGAGATCGCTGAAATTGCGGATCACGACGAGGCTCGGGACTGGCTCGCGAGCCACGCGTATCCCTCGTTTGAGCCTTATCTGACTGAAAGTAATAGGTAGACGCACATGAAGATCACCGTCGTAGGCCTGGGGAAAATCGGACTTCCCCTAGCGGTGCAATTCGCAAGGTCCGGACATCATGTGTTCGGTGCAGATGTCAACCAGAATGTCGTAGATCTGGTTAATAGTGGGACCGAGCCATTCCCGGGCGAGGAACACCTGGCTGAATACCTCTCCGAAGCAGTGGCTGCAGGCCAGCTTACTGCGCAAACGAATACCGCTGACGCAGTCGCAAAAAGCGACGCCGTTGTAGTTGTGGTACCCCTTTTCGTTGACGAAGATGCCCGCCCCGACTTTGCATGGATGGATTCCGCGACGAGCGACATCGCGGGTGGTCTGCGTAAAGAAAACTCGACCCTCGTTATCTACGAGACGACGCTGCCGGTGGGCACAACGCGGAACCGGTGGAAGCCGAAGCTCGAGCAAGAGTCCGGCCTCACTGAGGGCCAGGATTTCCATGTCGTCTTCTCGCCGGAGCGGGTGCTTACCGGACGGGTCTTTGAGGACTTGCGTAAATACCCCAAACTTCTTGGAGGGCTGGGTAACGAGGGCGCACGTCGCGCTACAGAGTTTTACGAGCAGGTGCTCCAGTTCGACCAGCGCCCGGATCTCGAGCGAGGCAACGGCGTATGGGATCTGGGTTCGGCCGAGGCCGCGGAGATGGCAAAGCTCGCCGAGACCACGTACCGGGACGTCAACATCGGACTGGCCAACCAGTTTGGTGTGTTTGCAGCGAAGAACGGCATTGACGTCTACGAGGTCATTGAGGCGAGCAACTCGCAGCCGTACAGCCACATCCACCGACCGGGCATCGCTGTGGGCGGGCATTGCATTCCCGTGTACCCGCGGCTGTACCTGTGGAACGATCCTGACGCGACAGTGGTCCGCGCCGCGCGCGAGGCCAATGCGGCGATGCCAAGCTACACCGTCGGCCTGGCTGTCGGCGCCGCCGGCGGGTCACTTGCGGGCAAGAAAGCAGTCGTTCTTGGCGTCGCCTACCGGGGTGGTGTGAAGGAAACCGCTTTCTCTGGCGTTTTTGCCACAATCGAGGCCCTGCGCGAGGCTGGCGCCGAAGTCACCGTGCACGACCCCATGTACTCCGACGAGGAGTTGCGTGGGTTCGAGTGGGAGCCCTACGCCCTGGGAGATCACGTCGACGTTGCGGTCCTGCAGGCTGATCATGCCTCCTACCGCGAGCTCTCCGCCGACGACCTTCCCGGGGTGAGCATCGTCGTGGACGGGAGGCGTGTCCTAGATGCCGACCGGTTCGGCTCGGCGACGTTCCTCGTCGTGGGGCGACCGGCCGAAGGGTCCGACGACTGATGGCGGTGCGGGTGGTGGATTCCGCAGACGTCGCGGAGACGGCGACGATCGGTGACGGATCCTCGGTGTGGCACCTAGCCCAGGTGCGCGAGGATGCGCGAATTGGCGAGAACTGTGTTATCGGACGAGGCGCGTATGTGGGCACCGGGGTGACGATGGGCGCCAATTGCAAGCTTCAGAATTACGCCCTCGTGTACGAACCGGCCGAGTTGGAGGACGGGGTGTTTATTGGACCCGCCGCAGTTTTCACCAATGATCACTACCCAAGGTCGATCTCCCCGGACGGGTCTCTTAAGCGGGCAGACGACTGGGACGCGGTGGGCGTCACGTGTCGGACTGGTGCCTCTATCGGGGCTCGCGCGGTGTGCATTGCTCCGGTCACCATCGGGCGGTGGGCGATGGTTGCGGCTGGATCGGTCGTGACCAAGGACGTCCCTGACTTCGCCCTCGTCGCGGGAGTTCCCGCTCGCCGCATCCGTTGGGTCGGCCGGGCTGGCGTGCCACTCGAGGACTCCGGCAACGGAGCGTGGATCTGCCCGCAGACCGGCGACCTGTTCCGCGAGACTGGAAACACCTTGATCGAGGAGACAACCTGATGGACTACATTCCCCCCGCCAAACCGCTCATCGGTGATGATGAGCGCGCCGCGGTCGACCGCGTGATGCGCAGCGGAATGATTGCGCAGGGTCCGGAGGTACGAGCGTTCGAGGAGGAGTTCTCAACTCACTTCGGTCTGGGCCGCGAGTGCGTAGCAGTGAACTCCGGCACCTCTGGCCTGCACCTCGGGCTGCTCTCCAGCGGGATCGGTCCCGGAGACGAGGTCATTGTGCCGTCGTTCACCTTTGCGGCGACCGCCAACTCCGTAGCACTCACCGGCGCCACCCCGGTGTTTGCGGACATCGACCCCCACTCGTTCTGCCTGTCGCCGGCTGCAGTAGAAGCCGCGATCACTGAGCGGACGCGAGCGATCATGCCGGTGCACCTTTACGGACATCCGGCGGACATGCCAGCGCTCCTCCGGCTAGCCGAATCCCACGGTCTTGATGTGTTCGAAGACGCGGCCCAGGCACACGGGGCATCCCTTGACGGGACTCCGGTCGGGGCCTTCGGTCGGTTCGGCATGTTCTCGCTCTACCCCACCAAGAACATGACAGCTGGTGAAGGCGGAATGGTGTCTGTGGCGGATGCTGAGACCGCGCGCAAGCTGCGCCTCTACCGCAATCAGGGCATGGAGAAGCAGTACCACAACGAGGTCGTAGGAATGAATAACAGGATGACCGACATCCATGCCGCGATCGGGCGGGTGCAGCTCAAAAAAGTCGACGCGTGGACGGAGACCCGTCGGTCCAACGCAGCGCACTTGGACGCTCATCTCGAGGGCGTCATCGTGCCGCCCGTGGCGACCGGCGCTCGGCACGTCTACCACCAGTACACCGTGAGGATCGCAGAAGATCGCGACGGTTTTGCTGCGGCGCTCAAGGACGAGTACTCGGTGGGGTCGGGGTTGTTCTACCCAGTACCGAATCACAGGCTTGCCCCGTTTGCCGTCGATATTGATCTGCCGGAGACGGCAACCGCGGCAGGGGAGTGCTTGTCGCTCCCAGTGCACCCGTCGATTGGTGAGGCAGAACTGGACAGGATCGTCACGGCGGTCAACAAGTTGGCAAAGGCGGGGAGTTAACATGGCGGATCTCAGAGCAGGACTAATTGGCCTAGGAATGATGGGGCGTCACCACGCACGCGTGCTTGGGACCCTCGAAGGTGTCGAACTTGTGGCAGTCGCAGATCCTGCGGGCGACCACTTCGGCGCAGCCAAGGGGCGGCTTCTGCTCTCTTCAGTGTCCGAGCTCATTGATCAGGGAATAGACTATTGCGTGGTCGCAGTGCCAACGGGCTCTCACGAGGATGTGGCCTTGGAGCTTGCCGACGCTGGCGTCCACGCCTTAATAGAGAAGCCGCTTGCACATGACAGCCAGTCTGCACGAAGAATATTTTCCGCTTTCACAGAGCGTGGCCTTATCGGCGGCGTGGGGCACATTGAGCGATACAACGCTGCGCTGCAGCAAGCACGCATGAGAATTGCACAGGGCGACTTAGGCGAGATATACCAAGTGGCCACGCGCCGGCAGGGCCCATTCCCGGGACGTATAGCCGACGTAGGTGTGGTCAAAGACCTAGCAACGCACGACTTCGATCTCACCTCGTGGGTAACCCAGCAATTTTACACATCGGTGTCGGCGCAAACCGGCCATAAGTCGGGCC contains the following coding sequences:
- a CDS encoding helix-turn-helix transcriptional regulator, which produces MNKKMSYTWHLRTLMAERGHFATSDLVPLLAERGVHLSREQVYRLVTTTPQRLSLDVLAALCDILDVDTSDLIEITTANVSVTKPTGTAEAGHPPPVRRTTIRRPTGS
- a CDS encoding tyrosine-type recombinase/integrase, with the protein product MVVRGELPGSARQALPDGVTFLDAEPAVFEAMLDGWAMQQRARFLKAKTIEVRLGLIRRFAIFSNDYPWSWTCADVEAFISDHRQAEHPIAMSTARMYEITIRMFLTYITDPRYGWASTCQQLFDAVPQQILHEWNTIVHTTDYEGAPGRRPLTYDEVQALFDAADGRAEAIPGTGRKGALTAQRDAALLKTIYAFGLRRQEAWGLDIADLRHNPTTPGYRNCGAVFVRFGKASRGGAAKRRTVLTVPEMDWIVPVLENWRNEIRPLLGCRSHPALWVTERSDRISMRRINDAFTTARDAAGLDPVLDLHCLRHSYVTHLVEFDYPERFVSTQVGHSYAATTAIYTGVSDEYRNRLLRRSLSRHPDLWESP
- a CDS encoding polysaccharide biosynthesis tyrosine autokinase; the protein is MDLRDLLSVLRARWIAIVAATLLGGLLALGMSLLTTPTYQAKLQFYVTVAGGDSAAAAYQGSLGAQQRVQSYAALVKSTDIAQKVADASDVDLSATEVAGRVTATADAKTVLLNVVVSDADPQRALKMAEAFGDVLPEAIQGLETPDGGGPALAKLSVVNPPALPTVPVAPKTEQNIAIGLALGLLAGIGIALLANALDRRVKSTEQLEAISGKPVVGSIPFRKNEDRNKDAAHIVPFREGHSPAAESFRRLRTNLQFLNVDNPPRVVVLTSSVATEGKSETAINLSLALAESGNRVLIVEADLRRPLVVSYMSMPDKVGLTNILSGQADFADVVQETRHDGVDLLACGPLPPNPSELLASDMAQHLFEDLRGKYDYVIIDSPPLLPVTDGALLARITDGALLVVRSRRTTADQVAQAVDNLAKADAPLLGLVTVANRPAKKGSAGYYDSYYYSSKNSSMVEQS
- a CDS encoding polysaccharide biosynthesis protein, which encodes MGSAYFVLAALIVLTWVLGWLVGLYRGRFVPGSVLESSVITFVFSTATFTVFLGHIVGGQYGGVPRSTPIVTGAFTILAALVLRSLVRRKKLFGAGGTKNAERALVFGAGDGGMQLVRQLRRSEVSHFNPVGILDDDAAKRHMVIEGVRVHGGRDILEELAKKTGASTLLLAVPSLPADELIEIRDRAESAGLRVLMLPPLDSMMRGRVAADELREINVNDLLGRKPAQLNQTQIAEYLRGKRIMVTGAGGSIGSELCRQISRFRPAELMMLDRDESGLHAVQLSIHDQAMLDGEDTVLASIRDRSSIQEIFALRKPQIVFHAAALKHMPLLEHYPLEALKTNVMGTLNLLEAASMSGVETFVNISTDKAANPSSALGTSKRIAERLTAAEAKKNERAKYVSVRFGNVLGSRGSVLTVFEKQIKDGGPLTVTDPDVNRFFMTIPEACQLVLQAAAVGSSGDTLVLDMGEPIKIADVAKTLIEQSGKKLEIVYTGLRENEKMSEELFDDTEEPEVSSKHEALYEVRVPPIALDLMEIAEIADHDEARDWLASHAYPSFEPYLTESNR
- a CDS encoding nucleotide sugar dehydrogenase, with amino-acid sequence MKITVVGLGKIGLPLAVQFARSGHHVFGADVNQNVVDLVNSGTEPFPGEEHLAEYLSEAVAAGQLTAQTNTADAVAKSDAVVVVVPLFVDEDARPDFAWMDSATSDIAGGLRKENSTLVIYETTLPVGTTRNRWKPKLEQESGLTEGQDFHVVFSPERVLTGRVFEDLRKYPKLLGGLGNEGARRATEFYEQVLQFDQRPDLERGNGVWDLGSAEAAEMAKLAETTYRDVNIGLANQFGVFAAKNGIDVYEVIEASNSQPYSHIHRPGIAVGGHCIPVYPRLYLWNDPDATVVRAAREANAAMPSYTVGLAVGAAGGSLAGKKAVVLGVAYRGGVKETAFSGVFATIEALREAGAEVTVHDPMYSDEELRGFEWEPYALGDHVDVAVLQADHASYRELSADDLPGVSIVVDGRRVLDADRFGSATFLVVGRPAEGSDD
- a CDS encoding acyltransferase; protein product: MAVRVVDSADVAETATIGDGSSVWHLAQVREDARIGENCVIGRGAYVGTGVTMGANCKLQNYALVYEPAELEDGVFIGPAAVFTNDHYPRSISPDGSLKRADDWDAVGVTCRTGASIGARAVCIAPVTIGRWAMVAAGSVVTKDVPDFALVAGVPARRIRWVGRAGVPLEDSGNGAWICPQTGDLFRETGNTLIEETT
- a CDS encoding DegT/DnrJ/EryC1/StrS aminotransferase family protein, with the translated sequence MDYIPPAKPLIGDDERAAVDRVMRSGMIAQGPEVRAFEEEFSTHFGLGRECVAVNSGTSGLHLGLLSSGIGPGDEVIVPSFTFAATANSVALTGATPVFADIDPHSFCLSPAAVEAAITERTRAIMPVHLYGHPADMPALLRLAESHGLDVFEDAAQAHGASLDGTPVGAFGRFGMFSLYPTKNMTAGEGGMVSVADAETARKLRLYRNQGMEKQYHNEVVGMNNRMTDIHAAIGRVQLKKVDAWTETRRSNAAHLDAHLEGVIVPPVATGARHVYHQYTVRIAEDRDGFAAALKDEYSVGSGLFYPVPNHRLAPFAVDIDLPETATAAGECLSLPVHPSIGEAELDRIVTAVNKLAKAGS
- a CDS encoding Gfo/Idh/MocA family protein; the protein is MADLRAGLIGLGMMGRHHARVLGTLEGVELVAVADPAGDHFGAAKGRLLLSSVSELIDQGIDYCVVAVPTGSHEDVALELADAGVHALIEKPLAHDSQSARRIFSAFTERGLIGGVGHIERYNAALQQARMRIAQGDLGEIYQVATRRQGPFPGRIADVGVVKDLATHDFDLTSWVTQQFYTSVSAQTGHKSGRVHEDLVAVIGQLDNGTVTSHLVNWLSPLKERSTIITGELGTFVADTLTADLTFYGNGSVPTTWDEISRFRGVSEGDVLRYAFQKPEPLRIEHENFRDAVKGAESDIVNFKAGLEVVKVAEAVIRSSATSEVVHLDPLSR